Proteins from a genomic interval of Medicago truncatula cultivar Jemalong A17 chromosome 3, MtrunA17r5.0-ANR, whole genome shotgun sequence:
- the LOC25489446 gene encoding sugar transport protein 5: MAGGVFAVDSTPDAAVNIVGKLTLSIIITCIVAASSGLLFGYDIGISGGVTTMVPFLQKFFPDILRKAAGAEVNMYCVYDSQTLTLFTSSLYLAGLVSSLAASKVTAWYGRRNVIIIGGALFIAGGAINGGSENIPMLILGRVFLGFGVGFTNQAAPLYLSEIAPPKWRGAFSTGFQFFLGVGVVTAGCINYGTAEHTWGWRLSLGLAVVPAIVMTIGSFLISDTPNSLVERGKLEQAKKALRKIRGSSVDIEPELEELIKSIELAKSVNQEPFKTILKREYRPHLVMAFAIPFFQQLTGINIVAFYSPNLFHSVGLGRDGALISAIVLGSVSLVSNVISAGIVDRFGRRFLFITGGIMMFVCLIAVSIVLAVVSGVDGTNDISKGNAILVLVLLCLYSAGFGWSWGPLTWLIPSEIFPVNIRTTGQSIAIAIQFIIVFVLSQTFLTMLCHFKFGAFLFYAGWVAVMTLFIIFFLPETKGIPLDSMYTIWEKHWFWCRFVKGEDRQENHP, from the exons ATGGCTGGTGGGGTATTTGCTGTGGATAGTACACCAGATGCTGCTGTCAATATTGTTGGCAAGTTAACACTTTCAATCATCATTACATGCATCGTTGCTGCTTCCAGTGGTCTTCTTTTTGGATATGACATTGGAATTTCAG GAGGTGTCACAACGATGGTGCCGTTTCTTCAAAAATTCTTTCCAGATATTCTAAGGAAGGCAGCTGGTGCTGAAGTGAATATGTATTGTGTGTATGATAGTCAAACATTGACATTATTTACGTCTTCTCTTTATCTAGCTGGATTAGTGTCATCCCTTGCAGCTAGCAAAGTTACCGCGTGGTATGGTCGAAGAAACGTCATCATAATAGGTGGTGCTCTCTTTATTGCCGGTGGTGCTATTAATGGTGGTTCGGAAAATATTCCCATGCTCATTTTGGGTCGTGTTTTTCTCGGGTTTGGGGTTGGTTTCACTAATCAA GCTGCACCGTTATATCTATCTGAAATTGCTCCCCCAAAATGGCGAGGCGCTTTTAGTACCGGCTTTCAATTCTTTTTGGGAGTTGGTGTAGTCACTGCAGGCTGCATAAACTATGGCACCGCTGAGCACACATGGGGATGGAGACTTTCGCTTGGACTTGCAGTGGTTCCTGCAATAGTGATGACAATTGGTTCCTTCCTCATATCGGACACACCCAACAGCTTAGTTGAACGTGGTAAACTCGAGCAAGCTAAAAAAGCCTTACGCAAAATTAGAGGATCCTCAGTTGATATTGAACCTGAGTTAGAAGAACTTATTAAGTCAATAGAACTTGCAAAATCGGTTAACCAAGAGCCCTTTAAAACCATATTAAAAAGGGAGTATCGACCTCACTTGGTGATGGCATTTGCAATCCCATTTTTCCAACAACTTACCGGGATCAACATCGTCGCTTTCTATTCACCTAACCTCTTCCATTCTGTGGGCTTGGGACGTGACGGCGCTTTAATTTCCGCCATTGTACTTGGATCCGTTAGCCTTGTGTCTAACGTTATCTCTGCCGGTATTGTTGATCGATTTGGTCGAAGATTCCTGTTCATAACTGGGGGTATTATGATGTTTGTCTGCTTG ATTGCTGTGTCCATTGTGCTAGCAGTGGTGTCTGGTGTTGACGGTACAAACGACATATCCAAGGGGAATGCAATATTAGTATTGGTGCTATTATGTTTATACTCTGCTGGTTTTGGTTGGTCATGGGGTCCTCTAACATGGCTTATTCCAAGTGAGATTTTCCCAGTAAATATAAGAACCACAGGACAAAGCATAGCTATTGCTATACAATTCATAATAGTATTTGTGCTATCACAAACATTCTTGACAATGTTATGTCACTTTAAGTTTGGAGCCTTCTTGTTCTATGCTGGTTGGGTTGCTGTGAtgactctttttattatatttttcttgccTGAGACTAAAGGAATTCCTTTGGATTCAATGTACACCATATGGGAAAAACATTGGTTTTGGTGTCGATTTGTTAAAGGAGAAGATCGTCAAGAAAATCATCCATGA
- the LOC25489447 gene encoding sugar transport protein 5 has translation MAGGVLPVDSTPVAVTAINIGGKLTLSIIITCIVAASGGLLYGYDLGVSGGVTTMVPFLQKFFPDILRKAASAEVNMYCVYDSQILTLFTSSLYLAGLVSSIAASKVTAAYGRRNVIIIGGALFIAGGAINGGSENIPMLILGRVLLGFGVGFTNQAAPLYLSETAPPKWRGTFNTGFQFFLGIGVVAAGCINYATAKHTWGWRLSLGLAVVPAAVMTIGSFLITDTPNGLVERGKIEQAKQALRKIRGSSVDIEPELEELIKWTEIAKSVQQEPFKTILKREYRPHLVMAFAIPFFQQLTGINIVAFYSPNLFHSVGFGHDGALLSAIILGSVSLLSNLISAGIVDRIGRRFLFISGGIMMLVCLIAVSIVLAVVTGVDGTKDISKGNAIVVLVLLCFYSAGFGWSWGPLTWLIPSEIFPVKIRTTGQSIAVAVQFIIIFVLSQTFLTMLCHMKFGAFVFYAFWVIVMTLFVIFFLPETKGIPLESMYTIWGRHWFWSRYVKGQEVLENLP, from the exons ATGGCTGGTGGGGTTTTACCAGTGGATAGTACACCAGTGGCAGTAACTGCCATCAATATTGGTGGCAAGTTAACACTCTCAATCATCATTACCTGCATAGTTGCTGCATCCGGTGGCCTTCTTTATGGATATGATCTCGGAGtttcag GAGGTGTTACAACGATGGTGCCATTTCTCCAAAAATTCTTTCCAGACATTCTGAGAAAGGCAGCCAGTGCCGAAGTGAATATGTATTGTGTGTATGATAGTCAAATATTGACACTATTTACGTCTTCTCTTTATCTAGCTGGATTAGTGTCATCCATTGCAGCTAGCAAAGTCACGGCGGCTTATGGTCGGAGAAACGTCATCATAATAGGAGGTGCTCTCTTCATTGCCGGTGGCGCCATTAATGGTGGTTCGGAAAATATCCCCATGCTCATTTTGGGTCGTGTTCTTCTTGGGTTTGGGGTTGGTTTCACTAATCAA GCTGCACCGTTGTACCTATCTGAAACTGCTCCCCCAAAATGGCGAGGCACTTTTAACACGGGCTTTCAGTTCTTCTTGGGAATTGGTGTAGTCGCTGCCGGCTGCATAAACTACGCCACGGCCAAGCACACATGGGGATGGAGACTCTCTCTTGGACTTGCAGTGGTTCCTGCAGCTGTGATGACAATCGGTTCCTTCCTCATTACCGATACACCAAACGGCTTGGTAGAACGTGGTAAGATAGAGCAAGCCAAACAAGCCTTACGCAAAATTAGAGGATCCTCGGTTGATATTGAACCCGAGTTAGAAGAACTTATCAAGTGGACAGAAATTGCGAAATCAGTGCAACAAGAGCCCTTTAAAACCATATTAAAAAGGGAATATCGACCTCACTTGGTGATGGCATTTGCAATCCCGTTTTTCCAACAGCTTACAGGGATCAATATTGTAGCCTTTTATTCACCCAACCTCTTTCACTCTGTGGGTTTTGGACACGACGGAGCTTTACTTTCCGCCATTATACTTGGATCTGTTAGCCTTTTGTCTAACCTTATCTCTGCTGGTATTGTTGATCGAATTGGTCGAAGATTCTTGTTCATATCTGGGGGAATTATGATGCTTGTCTGCTTG ATTGCTGTGTCCATTGTCCTGGCAGTGGTGACTGGTGTTGATGGTACAAAGGACATATCCAAGGGCAATGCAATAGTGGTATTGGTGCTATTGTGTTTCTACTCTGCAGGTTTTGGTTGGTCATGGGGTCCATTAACATGGCTTATTCCAAGTGAGATTTTCCCAGTAAAAATAAGAACCACAGGACAAAGCATAGCTGTTGCTGTGCAATTCATAATAATCTTTGTGTTATCGCAAACATTCTTGACAATGTTATGCCACATGAAGTTTGGGGCCTTCGTCTTCTATGCTTTTTGGGTTATTGTGATGACTCTGTTTGTTATCTTCTTCTTGCCTGAGACCAAAGGAATTCCTTTGGAGTCAATGTACACTATATGGGGCAGACACTGGTTTTGGTCTCGGTATGTTAAAGGACAAGAGGTCCTAGAAAATCTCCCATGA